The Arachis duranensis cultivar V14167 chromosome 2, aradu.V14167.gnm2.J7QH, whole genome shotgun sequence genome has a window encoding:
- the LOC107473802 gene encoding uncharacterized protein LOC107473802 isoform X1 has translation MEQCIGPQSHSVNIQTGEEVACKLEPVKTRHPQLHYESKLYMLLQGGTGIPHLKWFGVEGDYNVMVIDLLGPSLEDLFNYCNRKFSLKTVLMLADQLINRVEYMHSRGFLHRDIKPDNFLMGLGRKANQVYIIDYGLAKKYRDLQTHRHIPYRENKNLTGTARYASVNTHLGIEQSRRDDLESLGYVLMYFLRGSLPWQGLKAGNKKQKYDRISEKKVSTPIEVLCKSYPAEFVSYFHYCRSLRFEDKPDYSYLKRLFRDLFIREGHQFDYVFDWTVLKYPHVGDSSSRGRNGAGKAAMNAGPTAYKPEKISVGRDSREQYDVYDRRNQMTSPPVDHMRYRSSDDVAIHRDMHHDEYDEYNTTRYASTSRRAIVTSNKHVSSGDYGYAGMTPSRGYGGMTPSRGYGNPGMTPSRGHPTGHAGNPGMTPSRAFPVHPGMTPSRGHPTTTHRIQPIYETKPATFTRNGSTRRQRDETLRNFEHLNIRK, from the exons ATGGAGCAATGCATTGGACCACAGTCCCACA GTGTTAATATACAAACTGGAGAGGAGGTTGCTTGTAAGCTG GAGCCTGTGAAGACCAGGCATCCACAGCTTCACTATGAGTCGAAATTGTATATGCTTCTCCAAGGAGGAA CGGGGATTCCCCATCTCAAGTGGTTTGGTGTTGAGGGAGACTACAATGTCATGGTTATTGACCTCCTCGGTCCAAGTCTAGAAGATTTGTTTAATTATTGCAACCGTAAGTTCTCATTGAAGACAGTGTTAATGCTTGCTGATCAATTG ATTAACAGAGTCGAATATATGCATTCAAGAGGTTTTCTTCACCGGGACATAAAGCCAGACAATTTTTTAATGGGCTTAGGCCGCAAAGCAAATCAG GTATACATTATTGACTATGGCCTTGCGAAAAAGTATAGGGATCTTCAAACTCATAGACACATACCATACAG GGAAAACAAGAATCTTACTGGTACAGCACGCTATGCAAGTGTCAACACACATCTTGGAATTG AACAAAGCAGAAGGGATGATCTGGAATCTCTTGGCTATGTGCTCATGTACTTCTTAAGGGGAAG TCTTCCCTGGCAGGGACTTAAGGCTggcaacaaaaaacaaaaatatgatagaatCAGTGAGAAGAAAGTATCAACTCCCATAGAG GTGCTCTGCAAATCATATCCTGCTGAGTTTGTATCATACTTCCATTACTGCCGTTCTTTGCGGTTTGAAGACAAGCCAGATTATTCATATCTAAAGAGACTTTTCCGTGACCTGTTTATTCGAGAAG GCCATCAATTCGACTATGTTTTTGACTGGACTGTACTGAAGTATCCACATGTTGGCGACAGCAGCTCTAGAGGGCGG AATGGTGCCGGCAAGGCAGCTATGAATGCTGGGCCAACTGCATACAAACCTGAAAAGATCTCAG TTGGAAGAGATAGCCGAGAGCAATACGATGTATACGACCGGAGGAACCAAATGACTAGCCCTCCTGTTGATCACATGAGATACAGAAGTTCTGACGATGTAGCAATACACAGGGATATG CACCATGATGAATATGACGAATACAATACAACTCGTTATGCGAGCACTTCAAGAAGGGCTATAGTCACATCAAATAAGCATGTTTCCTCAGGCGACTATGGTTATGCTGGGATGACTCCGAGTAGGGGCTACGGTGGGATGACCCCAAGTAGAGGCTACGGTAACCCTGGCATGACCCCAAGTAGGGGTCATCCCACCGGTCATGCCGGTAACCCTGGCATGACCCCAAGCAGGGCCTTTCCTGTTCATCCAGGCATGACCCCGAGCAGGGGCCATCCAACCACCACACATCGGATTCAACCTATTTATGAGACCAAACCAGCAACTTTTACTCGCAATGGATCTACAAGACGCCAGCGTGATGAAACTCTAAGGAACTTCGAGCACCTTAATATCAGGAAGTAA
- the LOC107473802 gene encoding uncharacterized protein LOC107473802 isoform X3: protein MEQCIGPQSHSVNIQTGEEVACKLEPVKTRHPQLHYESKLYMLLQGGTGIPHLKWFGVEGDYNVMVIDLLGPSLEDLFNYCNRKFSLKTVLMLADQLINRVEYMHSRGFLHRDIKPDNFLMGLGRKANQVYIIDYGLAKKYRDLQTHRHIPYRENKNLTGTARYASVNTHLGIEQSRRDDLESLGYVLMYFLRGSLPWQGLKAGNKKQKYDRISEKKVSTPIEVLCKSYPAEFVSYFHYCRSLRFEDKPDYSYLKRLFRDLFIREGHQFDYVFDWTVLKYPHVGDSSSRGRNGAGKAAMNAGPTAYKPEKISVGRDSREQYDVYDRRNQMTSPPVDHMRYRSSDDVAIHRDMHHDEYDEYNTTRYASTSRRAIVTSNKHVSSGDYGYAGMTPSRGYGGMTPSRGYGNPGMTPSRGHPTGHAGNPGMTPSRGHPTTTHRIQPIYETKPATFTRNGSTRRQRDETLRNFEHLNIRK, encoded by the exons ATGGAGCAATGCATTGGACCACAGTCCCACA GTGTTAATATACAAACTGGAGAGGAGGTTGCTTGTAAGCTG GAGCCTGTGAAGACCAGGCATCCACAGCTTCACTATGAGTCGAAATTGTATATGCTTCTCCAAGGAGGAA CGGGGATTCCCCATCTCAAGTGGTTTGGTGTTGAGGGAGACTACAATGTCATGGTTATTGACCTCCTCGGTCCAAGTCTAGAAGATTTGTTTAATTATTGCAACCGTAAGTTCTCATTGAAGACAGTGTTAATGCTTGCTGATCAATTG ATTAACAGAGTCGAATATATGCATTCAAGAGGTTTTCTTCACCGGGACATAAAGCCAGACAATTTTTTAATGGGCTTAGGCCGCAAAGCAAATCAG GTATACATTATTGACTATGGCCTTGCGAAAAAGTATAGGGATCTTCAAACTCATAGACACATACCATACAG GGAAAACAAGAATCTTACTGGTACAGCACGCTATGCAAGTGTCAACACACATCTTGGAATTG AACAAAGCAGAAGGGATGATCTGGAATCTCTTGGCTATGTGCTCATGTACTTCTTAAGGGGAAG TCTTCCCTGGCAGGGACTTAAGGCTggcaacaaaaaacaaaaatatgatagaatCAGTGAGAAGAAAGTATCAACTCCCATAGAG GTGCTCTGCAAATCATATCCTGCTGAGTTTGTATCATACTTCCATTACTGCCGTTCTTTGCGGTTTGAAGACAAGCCAGATTATTCATATCTAAAGAGACTTTTCCGTGACCTGTTTATTCGAGAAG GCCATCAATTCGACTATGTTTTTGACTGGACTGTACTGAAGTATCCACATGTTGGCGACAGCAGCTCTAGAGGGCGG AATGGTGCCGGCAAGGCAGCTATGAATGCTGGGCCAACTGCATACAAACCTGAAAAGATCTCAG TTGGAAGAGATAGCCGAGAGCAATACGATGTATACGACCGGAGGAACCAAATGACTAGCCCTCCTGTTGATCACATGAGATACAGAAGTTCTGACGATGTAGCAATACACAGGGATATG CACCATGATGAATATGACGAATACAATACAACTCGTTATGCGAGCACTTCAAGAAGGGCTATAGTCACATCAAATAAGCATGTTTCCTCAGGCGACTATGGTTATGCTGGGATGACTCCGAGTAGGGGCTACGGTGGGATGACCCCAAGTAGAGGCTACGGTAACCCTGGCATGACCCCAAGTAGGGGTCATCCCACCGGTCATGCCGGTAACCCTG GCATGACCCCGAGCAGGGGCCATCCAACCACCACACATCGGATTCAACCTATTTATGAGACCAAACCAGCAACTTTTACTCGCAATGGATCTACAAGACGCCAGCGTGATGAAACTCTAAGGAACTTCGAGCACCTTAATATCAGGAAGTAA
- the LOC107473802 gene encoding uncharacterized protein LOC107473802 isoform X4: MHWTTVPQYVSSIYPGVNIQTGEEVACKLEPVKTRHPQLHYESKLYMLLQGGTGIPHLKWFGVEGDYNVMVIDLLGPSLEDLFNYCNRKFSLKTVLMLADQLINRVEYMHSRGFLHRDIKPDNFLMGLGRKANQVYIIDYGLAKKYRDLQTHRHIPYRENKNLTGTARYASVNTHLGIEQSRRDDLESLGYVLMYFLRGSLPWQGLKAGNKKQKYDRISEKKVSTPIEVLCKSYPAEFVSYFHYCRSLRFEDKPDYSYLKRLFRDLFIREGHQFDYVFDWTVLKYPHVGDSSSRGRNGAGKAAMNAGPTAYKPEKISVGRDSREQYDVYDRRNQMTSPPVDHMRYRSSDDVAIHRDMHHDEYDEYNTTRYASTSRRAIVTSNKHVSSGDYGYAGMTPSRGYGGMTPSRGYGNPGMTPSRGHPTGHAGNPGMTPSRAFPVHPGMTPSRGHPTTTHRIQPIYETKPATFTRNGSTRRQRDETLRNFEHLNIRK; encoded by the exons ATGCATTGGACCACAGTCCCACAGTATGTCTCCTCTATCTATCCAG GTGTTAATATACAAACTGGAGAGGAGGTTGCTTGTAAGCTG GAGCCTGTGAAGACCAGGCATCCACAGCTTCACTATGAGTCGAAATTGTATATGCTTCTCCAAGGAGGAA CGGGGATTCCCCATCTCAAGTGGTTTGGTGTTGAGGGAGACTACAATGTCATGGTTATTGACCTCCTCGGTCCAAGTCTAGAAGATTTGTTTAATTATTGCAACCGTAAGTTCTCATTGAAGACAGTGTTAATGCTTGCTGATCAATTG ATTAACAGAGTCGAATATATGCATTCAAGAGGTTTTCTTCACCGGGACATAAAGCCAGACAATTTTTTAATGGGCTTAGGCCGCAAAGCAAATCAG GTATACATTATTGACTATGGCCTTGCGAAAAAGTATAGGGATCTTCAAACTCATAGACACATACCATACAG GGAAAACAAGAATCTTACTGGTACAGCACGCTATGCAAGTGTCAACACACATCTTGGAATTG AACAAAGCAGAAGGGATGATCTGGAATCTCTTGGCTATGTGCTCATGTACTTCTTAAGGGGAAG TCTTCCCTGGCAGGGACTTAAGGCTggcaacaaaaaacaaaaatatgatagaatCAGTGAGAAGAAAGTATCAACTCCCATAGAG GTGCTCTGCAAATCATATCCTGCTGAGTTTGTATCATACTTCCATTACTGCCGTTCTTTGCGGTTTGAAGACAAGCCAGATTATTCATATCTAAAGAGACTTTTCCGTGACCTGTTTATTCGAGAAG GCCATCAATTCGACTATGTTTTTGACTGGACTGTACTGAAGTATCCACATGTTGGCGACAGCAGCTCTAGAGGGCGG AATGGTGCCGGCAAGGCAGCTATGAATGCTGGGCCAACTGCATACAAACCTGAAAAGATCTCAG TTGGAAGAGATAGCCGAGAGCAATACGATGTATACGACCGGAGGAACCAAATGACTAGCCCTCCTGTTGATCACATGAGATACAGAAGTTCTGACGATGTAGCAATACACAGGGATATG CACCATGATGAATATGACGAATACAATACAACTCGTTATGCGAGCACTTCAAGAAGGGCTATAGTCACATCAAATAAGCATGTTTCCTCAGGCGACTATGGTTATGCTGGGATGACTCCGAGTAGGGGCTACGGTGGGATGACCCCAAGTAGAGGCTACGGTAACCCTGGCATGACCCCAAGTAGGGGTCATCCCACCGGTCATGCCGGTAACCCTGGCATGACCCCAAGCAGGGCCTTTCCTGTTCATCCAGGCATGACCCCGAGCAGGGGCCATCCAACCACCACACATCGGATTCAACCTATTTATGAGACCAAACCAGCAACTTTTACTCGCAATGGATCTACAAGACGCCAGCGTGATGAAACTCTAAGGAACTTCGAGCACCTTAATATCAGGAAGTAA
- the LOC107473802 gene encoding uncharacterized protein LOC107473802 isoform X2 encodes MDHIIGGKFKLGRKIGSGSFGELFICVNIQTGEEVACKLEPVKTRHPQLHYESKLYMLLQGGTGIPHLKWFGVEGDYNVMVIDLLGPSLEDLFNYCNRKFSLKTVLMLADQLINRVEYMHSRGFLHRDIKPDNFLMGLGRKANQVYIIDYGLAKKYRDLQTHRHIPYRENKNLTGTARYASVNTHLGIEQSRRDDLESLGYVLMYFLRGSLPWQGLKAGNKKQKYDRISEKKVSTPIEVLCKSYPAEFVSYFHYCRSLRFEDKPDYSYLKRLFRDLFIREGHQFDYVFDWTVLKYPHVGDSSSRGRNGAGKAAMNAGPTAYKPEKISVGRDSREQYDVYDRRNQMTSPPVDHMRYRSSDDVAIHRDMHHDEYDEYNTTRYASTSRRAIVTSNKHVSSGDYGYAGMTPSRGYGGMTPSRGYGNPGMTPSRGHPTGHAGNPGMTPSRAFPVHPGMTPSRGHPTTTHRIQPIYETKPATFTRNGSTRRQRDETLRNFEHLNIRK; translated from the exons ATGGATCATATTATTGGTGGGAAGTTTAAACTTGGAAGGAAAATTGGGAGTGGGTCTTTTGGGGAGCTCTTTATAT GTGTTAATATACAAACTGGAGAGGAGGTTGCTTGTAAGCTG GAGCCTGTGAAGACCAGGCATCCACAGCTTCACTATGAGTCGAAATTGTATATGCTTCTCCAAGGAGGAA CGGGGATTCCCCATCTCAAGTGGTTTGGTGTTGAGGGAGACTACAATGTCATGGTTATTGACCTCCTCGGTCCAAGTCTAGAAGATTTGTTTAATTATTGCAACCGTAAGTTCTCATTGAAGACAGTGTTAATGCTTGCTGATCAATTG ATTAACAGAGTCGAATATATGCATTCAAGAGGTTTTCTTCACCGGGACATAAAGCCAGACAATTTTTTAATGGGCTTAGGCCGCAAAGCAAATCAG GTATACATTATTGACTATGGCCTTGCGAAAAAGTATAGGGATCTTCAAACTCATAGACACATACCATACAG GGAAAACAAGAATCTTACTGGTACAGCACGCTATGCAAGTGTCAACACACATCTTGGAATTG AACAAAGCAGAAGGGATGATCTGGAATCTCTTGGCTATGTGCTCATGTACTTCTTAAGGGGAAG TCTTCCCTGGCAGGGACTTAAGGCTggcaacaaaaaacaaaaatatgatagaatCAGTGAGAAGAAAGTATCAACTCCCATAGAG GTGCTCTGCAAATCATATCCTGCTGAGTTTGTATCATACTTCCATTACTGCCGTTCTTTGCGGTTTGAAGACAAGCCAGATTATTCATATCTAAAGAGACTTTTCCGTGACCTGTTTATTCGAGAAG GCCATCAATTCGACTATGTTTTTGACTGGACTGTACTGAAGTATCCACATGTTGGCGACAGCAGCTCTAGAGGGCGG AATGGTGCCGGCAAGGCAGCTATGAATGCTGGGCCAACTGCATACAAACCTGAAAAGATCTCAG TTGGAAGAGATAGCCGAGAGCAATACGATGTATACGACCGGAGGAACCAAATGACTAGCCCTCCTGTTGATCACATGAGATACAGAAGTTCTGACGATGTAGCAATACACAGGGATATG CACCATGATGAATATGACGAATACAATACAACTCGTTATGCGAGCACTTCAAGAAGGGCTATAGTCACATCAAATAAGCATGTTTCCTCAGGCGACTATGGTTATGCTGGGATGACTCCGAGTAGGGGCTACGGTGGGATGACCCCAAGTAGAGGCTACGGTAACCCTGGCATGACCCCAAGTAGGGGTCATCCCACCGGTCATGCCGGTAACCCTGGCATGACCCCAAGCAGGGCCTTTCCTGTTCATCCAGGCATGACCCCGAGCAGGGGCCATCCAACCACCACACATCGGATTCAACCTATTTATGAGACCAAACCAGCAACTTTTACTCGCAATGGATCTACAAGACGCCAGCGTGATGAAACTCTAAGGAACTTCGAGCACCTTAATATCAGGAAGTAA
- the LOC107473802 gene encoding uncharacterized protein LOC107473802 isoform X5, translating to MLLQGGTGIPHLKWFGVEGDYNVMVIDLLGPSLEDLFNYCNRKFSLKTVLMLADQLINRVEYMHSRGFLHRDIKPDNFLMGLGRKANQVYIIDYGLAKKYRDLQTHRHIPYRENKNLTGTARYASVNTHLGIEQSRRDDLESLGYVLMYFLRGSLPWQGLKAGNKKQKYDRISEKKVSTPIEVLCKSYPAEFVSYFHYCRSLRFEDKPDYSYLKRLFRDLFIREGHQFDYVFDWTVLKYPHVGDSSSRGRNGAGKAAMNAGPTAYKPEKISVGRDSREQYDVYDRRNQMTSPPVDHMRYRSSDDVAIHRDMHHDEYDEYNTTRYASTSRRAIVTSNKHVSSGDYGYAGMTPSRGYGGMTPSRGYGNPGMTPSRGHPTGHAGNPGMTPSRAFPVHPGMTPSRGHPTTTHRIQPIYETKPATFTRNGSTRRQRDETLRNFEHLNIRK from the exons ATGCTTCTCCAAGGAGGAA CGGGGATTCCCCATCTCAAGTGGTTTGGTGTTGAGGGAGACTACAATGTCATGGTTATTGACCTCCTCGGTCCAAGTCTAGAAGATTTGTTTAATTATTGCAACCGTAAGTTCTCATTGAAGACAGTGTTAATGCTTGCTGATCAATTG ATTAACAGAGTCGAATATATGCATTCAAGAGGTTTTCTTCACCGGGACATAAAGCCAGACAATTTTTTAATGGGCTTAGGCCGCAAAGCAAATCAG GTATACATTATTGACTATGGCCTTGCGAAAAAGTATAGGGATCTTCAAACTCATAGACACATACCATACAG GGAAAACAAGAATCTTACTGGTACAGCACGCTATGCAAGTGTCAACACACATCTTGGAATTG AACAAAGCAGAAGGGATGATCTGGAATCTCTTGGCTATGTGCTCATGTACTTCTTAAGGGGAAG TCTTCCCTGGCAGGGACTTAAGGCTggcaacaaaaaacaaaaatatgatagaatCAGTGAGAAGAAAGTATCAACTCCCATAGAG GTGCTCTGCAAATCATATCCTGCTGAGTTTGTATCATACTTCCATTACTGCCGTTCTTTGCGGTTTGAAGACAAGCCAGATTATTCATATCTAAAGAGACTTTTCCGTGACCTGTTTATTCGAGAAG GCCATCAATTCGACTATGTTTTTGACTGGACTGTACTGAAGTATCCACATGTTGGCGACAGCAGCTCTAGAGGGCGG AATGGTGCCGGCAAGGCAGCTATGAATGCTGGGCCAACTGCATACAAACCTGAAAAGATCTCAG TTGGAAGAGATAGCCGAGAGCAATACGATGTATACGACCGGAGGAACCAAATGACTAGCCCTCCTGTTGATCACATGAGATACAGAAGTTCTGACGATGTAGCAATACACAGGGATATG CACCATGATGAATATGACGAATACAATACAACTCGTTATGCGAGCACTTCAAGAAGGGCTATAGTCACATCAAATAAGCATGTTTCCTCAGGCGACTATGGTTATGCTGGGATGACTCCGAGTAGGGGCTACGGTGGGATGACCCCAAGTAGAGGCTACGGTAACCCTGGCATGACCCCAAGTAGGGGTCATCCCACCGGTCATGCCGGTAACCCTGGCATGACCCCAAGCAGGGCCTTTCCTGTTCATCCAGGCATGACCCCGAGCAGGGGCCATCCAACCACCACACATCGGATTCAACCTATTTATGAGACCAAACCAGCAACTTTTACTCGCAATGGATCTACAAGACGCCAGCGTGATGAAACTCTAAGGAACTTCGAGCACCTTAATATCAGGAAGTAA
- the LOC107473803 gene encoding vacuolar protein sorting-associated protein 2 homolog 3, with product MKNIFSKKPSPKEVLRESKREMANATRGIEKEISALQLEEKKLVAEIKRTAKTGNEAATKILARQLIRLRQQIANLQGSRAQMRGIATHTQAMHAQSSIAVGMKGATKAMAAMNKQMAPAKQAKTIQEFQKQSAQMDMTTEMTSDAIDEALDDDEAEDETEELTNQVLDEIGVDVASQLSAAPKGRIKSKNTENVGSSGIDELEERLAALRNP from the exons ATGAAGAACATCTTCTCTAAGAAACCATCTCCCAAAG agGTTCTTAGGGAGAGTAAACGAGAAATGGCAAATGCTACTAGAG GTATAGAGAAGGAAATTAGTGCATTGCAATTGGAA gaaaagaagCTTGTTGCTGAGATAAAGAGAACTGCTAAGACAGGAAATGAG GCTGCAACTAAAATTCTAGCACGGCAGTTGATCAGGCTTAGGCAACAAATAGCTAATCTTCAAGGTAGTCGAGCTCAGATGAGGGGCATAGCAACTCACACACAG GCGATGCATGCTCAGTCTTCCATTGCTGTTGGCATGAAAGGTGCCACTAAGGCAATGGCAGCTATGAATAAG CAAATGGCACCTGCAAAGCAGGCCAAAACTATACAGGAGTTCCAGAAACAATCAGCACAAATGGATATGACC ACTGAAATGACGTCGGATGCCATAGATGAAGCCTTGGATGATGATGAAGCTGAAGACGAGACTGAAGAGCTGACAAATCAG GTGCTTGATGAAATTGGCGTTGACGTTGCCTCACAG TTATCAGCAGCCCCCAAAGGGAGAATCAAATCAAAGAATACCGAAAATGTTGGCAG CTCTGGCATTGATGAACTTGAGGAACGTTTGGCCGCTCTTAGAAACCCATAA